The DNA region AGATGTTGGCAGGTACCGGCAAGAGGCTCTCCCCGGCCGCGGTGTGAAGGACGATCCGCGCGTCGCGCGCGAACACCTCGAAGCGCTCGAGGCGAAACGTCTCCCGGCGACTCTTGCCGTCGACATCGAGCGGAACCATGCCGACCCGCAGCGTGCCGCCGATCGGCAGCGCCCGCGCACCGGCGATGACCTCGGCGGTGTCGAAGCCGGCGCCGGCGCTCGCCAAAGCGTAGGCGCCCGCGGCGACCCCGAAGTCGGCACAGACCGAGACAACGAGAATGGCGGAGAGGACACAGCTGCGCGCAGAGCTCATCTTGGAGTTCCCCCGCAGGAACGATTTCCGAGCTGCAGGCGCCTGTCAAGGCACCATCGCACAGTCCACGGATTGACTGCGTCTCACGGCGCTGCTAAAAAGTGCGGATGCCCTCTTTGCCGACGAACTTCGGTCTTTTGCCCCCGGATCTCTCCGACATCAAGAAAAGTCCGGTAGTTGTCCTGCCGGTGCCGTTCGAACGCACCACCTCCTATGGCAAGGGGACCGGGAACGGTCCGGCTGGGCTGCTGCGGGCCTCGCAGTCGATGGAGCTCTACGACGACGAGCTCGGTTGCGAGCCGTGCGAGATCGGCATCGCCACCGCGCCACCGTTCCACCCCGAGGCGTTCGACATGGAAGAGGCGATGGCCGAGCTCGACGCCGAGTGCCAGCGGTGGATGGAGGCGGGCAAGTTCCTCGTCACCCTGGGCGGCGAGCACAGCCTGACGATCGCCCCGGTGCGGGCCGCGCACCGGGTTTTCGGCGAGATCGGAATCGTCCAGTTCGATGCCCACGCCGACCTGCGCGAGGAGTTCGAGGGCACGCCCTACTCCCACGCCAGCGTCATGCGGCGGGTCTTCGACGAGGGCATCCCCTCGCTCCCGATCGGCATCCGTTCGCTGTCGGCGCCCGAGGCCGAGCTCATCG from Thermoanaerobaculia bacterium includes:
- the speB gene encoding agmatinase is translated as MPSLPTNFGLLPPDLSDIKKSPVVVLPVPFERTTSYGKGTGNGPAGLLRASQSMELYDDELGCEPCEIGIATAPPFHPEAFDMEEAMAELDAECQRWMEAGKFLVTLGGEHSLTIAPVRAAHRVFGEIGIVQFDAHADLREEFEGTPYSHASVMRRVFDEGIPSLPIGIRSLSAPEAELIERHKIPVLWGRELEPAAALEKRFDTLLARLPKKIYLTFDIDYFDPAIVPATGTPEPGGGSWYPTLRLLRKLFAAKDVVAMDIVELAPIGSHPSSDFVAAKLAYKCIGYKYCALAAGEPTKNRRR